The genomic interval GTTGCCGACGATACCGGAGAGGGCACAGTTGAAAACGATGACGCGGCCATAATCAGCATCGGCGATGCAACAATCACAGAAGGAGGAATCTTGTCCTTCGATGTGACGATCACCAATCCCGTCGATGTCGCCGTCACCCTTGACGCCGACACGCAAGACGGAGCCGCCACCCTCGCTGACTCCGACTACACGGCGTTAGTGGCTGACCCTGTCAATTTCGCGCCCGAGAGCACGACGACATTCACCGTCATGGTCCAATCCACCGCTGACGCCAAAGTTGAATTGGATGAAACCCTGTCCGTCATGCTCAGCAATTTAAATGCTGGTGGTAGGGACGTGTCGATCTCCGGAGATACCGGACAGGGCACAATTGAAAATGACGATTCTGCAACCATCAGCATCAATGATATCATGATGGCCGAAGGCGATGGCGGCGGGACAACGCCATTCGTCTTCACCGTCACCTTGGATGCCGCAGTTGATGCCAATGTTTCCGTCGACTTCAATACAACCAGCGGTTCCGCAGTGACTCCCGACGATTATGCGACCAATGCTGGCACGCTGACATTCCCCGCAAACAGTCCGCCCAACAGCACAATGATGATCACCGTGGACGTGGTCGCTGATGAACTGCTCGAACTGGATGAAACATTCCAGGTTGCCTTGAGCGGTTTGATCGCGAACGGTCGCACTGTGTCGATCGCCGATGGCATTGGCGTAGCCACCATCCAAAACGATGACAACGACATCATCCTTACCGGCACCGGCATGGATGATATTTTGGAAATCATCGCCACCGGACGCGATTCGGGGACGTACCAGCTCTTCACTGGCGGCACACCGAACCCGCAAACACCGAATCCCGTACCCTTCACCGGGATCGATTCAGTCGACTTCGACGGTTTGGGCGGCAGCGATATTCTACGCATCACCAACCCAGCGGGTGATTACTTCCACCCGACCGGCGGTATCATTTATGAAGGCGGCACTGGTGGAACGGCCGAGAACGACACGCTCGAAATCCTCGGCGGAACCGTTACCAGTTTGCAGTTCGATTACACCAACGACAATGACGGCTTCGTCTCCTACGACGGCACGCAGAGCATCACCTACACGGGGTTGGAGCCGATTACGTCGACGATTAATGCGACGAATGTCATTCTGAACTACAACAATGCGGCGGCGGAGAACATTACTGTCGTTGATAACGGCAACGGTACGCTCACGGTTGATTCAGGGGCGGCGGAAGTCACTACGTTCGATAAACCAAGCGGTTTATTGGACATCAACGCTGGCACGAACGACACCGTGACCTTCCAAGGTGGAAACACGATTGGTCTGGGTGCCGCCAATCTCAACGTGGATGCCGGGACCGTTGTCGTGACACAAAATGTCACGACCACCGGGAACGCCACACTCACAGCCCGTACTGGTGGCATCACCGACAATACCGACGATGGCAATGCCAACTTGACGGCCACGAATATCACGTTGGAAGTCTTGACGGCGGGGAGTGATATCGGCGGAAGTATGGGGGGGGATCGCTTTGAACTTGATGCCGACGTATTGGAGATCAACAGTGTCGGTAGTCAGGATTACTTCATCCTGGATACAGCGGGGGGCCTACAAGTCGTCGATAGCTCCGCCGGTGGCACCGGTGTGTTTGACCTACGTGTTGTAGACGGTGACCTGACCGGCGTTACCGGTGGCCCTGGCGATGTGCGAGGCAATGTCGTCATCGTTGAAGTCACCGGCGCTGGCCAGATCGGAACCAACTCCAGCAACGCATTGGAAATCAACGCCTTGACTCGCTTCGATGCCACCAGTGCTGGCGGCGATATCTACGCGCGAGACATCAATACGGACTTGCCAGTTGGCGTGGTCAATGCTGGAGCCGGACACGTTGAGCTCACGGTGCCTGGCGGCTCAATTACAGATGCTGATACAGACGCCAACGACATCACCGCAGCGTCCGCCATTCTGCTCGCCTCCAATAATGTCGGTAGTGGTAGCAACTTCTTGGACACCACCGTTGGCCAACTCGAAGGCCGCGCTGGCGGAGCCGGCGGGTTCTGGGTTGAGAACACTGGAGACCTGGAAGTTGGTGGCATTCTCAGCGGGCAGGGAACCACAACAAACGGCGTGACAACCGAAGGTGGAAACATCTCCATCTACGTGGAATCGGGCAATCTGACGATCAGCGAAATTGTCGATTCCAACCGCAACGGAACGATGAACGGTGGCAACATCGCCCTGGAAACCGGCGTGGCTCCGCCTATGGGTGGTGACATCACGATTGCGGCTCCGGTGCTGAGCGGTGGCGGCACGGTCACTGCGGAAGCCGAAGGGAACATCATCTTCACTGCGGTCGGCCTGATCGATGTCGAAACCGGCGGAGCAACAGTGACTCTGCTCGCCGACGCCGACACCACGGGCGGTGGTGGAATCACAATGGCCGATGGTTCTGTCGTGAACGCTCGCGGTGGGGATATCGATCTCGATGCGACTGACGATATTCTGCTCGCCAGTTTGATCAGCATTGGTGGGAACGTCACACTCGATTCGACGGGTGGTTCGATTCTGGACAATGGCGACGGCGTGGCACAAATCGCACCGATCGACGATGGCGACGCCGGTTACAGTGCACCAGGGTTTGCTTCGTCGACGGTCCCTGGCTTCAACGGTGATACGGAATTCAGCTTCGCCGGTTCCGGGAACACAGCGACATGGACCTTCAGCGGCCTCACTCCGGGACTGTACCAGGTCGCTGCGAGTTGGGGAGACAATGCGAATCGCGCATCCAACGCCCCGTATTCCATTTCGAGTGGTGGGGCCCCCATCAATGTGACCGCTAACCAGAAAGTTCCTGCGCAAGGCGATGTGGTTGTCTCAGGCACGAACTTCGAATTCCTCGGTGGCCCCATCAACGTGGGACCGGCGGGAACCTTGACGGTGCAACTCACCGATGTTGGGGCGAACGGAGTTGTCAGTGCTGATGCCGTGCTCCTCCAACAGTTCTTGGCAGACGTTACCGCCGACACGCTCATCGCCAGAGCAAACGGATCGGTTGGAACCAGCGGCAACGCCATCGACAGCGACGTCGGCAACTTGGAAGGCTCGGCTGCTGTCGACGGATTCTTCCTTGAGAACACCGGCAATCTCACGATTGGTGGTATCAACGGAGTCACCGGTGTCTCATCGGGCGGCTCATCCGTGGTGATCCAGAATGCAGGGTCAGTGGATGTCACGGAGAACGTGTCCGCGGACGCCGACATTGAAATTGTCTCGCTTGCACTCGCTGGGTCTCAGACAATCACAGTGATCCCAGGTGTCACAGTAGGTGCAGGAAACAATGTCACGCTGCAATCGAGTGACGATCTTGACCTGCAAGACTCCTCAACCGTGCAAGCCGGTGGCCAAATCTTCCTCTTCGGTGATTTTGGCGATGGCGATGCATCGGGAGCGAACATCAACCTCTTCGGCACGTTGGCTTCCGATGACAGTGTCGGTGGGGTGATGGTCACGGGTGGAGGTGACGATGACACCATCACACTGAACCCCAGTGTCATGCACTCCGCGGATTCCGCTTTGCTTGACGGCCAAGGCGGCGACGACACCTATCACATCTTCTTCGGCCGACTCAATGGCGTAGATAACGCCGTCAGCGTCGTCGAGGCCGGCCCCGCAATGGCCAACAACGATCAAGTCATTCTCGAAGGTCGCGATGTCGATGAAGTATTCGATGTCCTCGGGCAAAACGGCGGCACGGTGCGAGCGGTCGGTGAAACGCCAATGACCAATGAGACCGTAACGTACTCGCTCGGCGTCGAACAACTTTCGATCTTCGCCAATGGCGGCGAGGACGGGGACACGCTGAATGTCGAGCCTTCGCAGACGGCGACGATTTTCGTCGATGGCGGTTCGCCCGGGTTTGGTCCCGGTCCGGACGATGTGCCGGCTCGCAGCGGCGACACGCTCAACTTCGATTCGTTGGGCAACACGTTTGCGATTCAGGGCAAGACGATTCTGACCGATGGCGGCACGCCGATGCCGTTCAAAGGCGTGACGTTCTTCGGCATCGAGAATTTGCCGCTCGATCCGCTCGGCTCGGACGTCGGCAAGTTCGACTTCGACAAAACTAGCAACGGCGATGTCGCGATTACCCAGGCCGGTTACACCTCGGTGCCGCAGAACCAGATCTACGTCGAGACCGACCCGGTGGGCACCCGCTTCGGTTGGCTGGACATGCCGGGCGAGTTGAACGATTTCGATTTGGGAGCCGGGACCACGGCCAACTTCGACGACGTCTTCCGCGACGGTCACGGCGGCAACGGCCCGAACACCTTCCGAGCGGACGTGGCGACCAACGGTTGGTATCTCGTCTCCGCAAAGCTCGGTGACGGAACGGCTTTGGACGACATTCAAATTCGCAACGGCGACACCGGTCAAATTCTGATCGAGGAGATCGACAGCTTGGCCGGCGAGAGCGTGGCCGTCACGTTCGCCGTCCTCGTCGAAGACAACACGCTGGATATCACCTTCGACGACCTGGGCGGTTTGGCCTTCTTCTCGGTCAACGGGTTGGAGTTCCGGCCCGGTAACTTGCTGACGTTCGGCAGCCCCGATCCGGCGATTCAAGTCGTGCCGAATAGCCCGACCGATCCGATCGACGCGGTGGATGTCGGCGATGGCGACGAACCGTTCCTGTCCGACGGTCGTACCGTGCGGTACTTCAACGGCTACAACGCCACCGCCAATTCGGTCGTGACCGTCACGGCGATGCTCGATTCCGACGCCGACGGTTTGGACGGCCTGCCGGATCTGGATGTCACCGTGTTGGCGTCGCTGGATATCGATCCCGATGTCGCCGGTGTGCAGGTGCAAGCCGACGCCAACGGAGAGTTCCAATACGCAATCGTCAGCCCGTCCGGTCGCGGCACGGTGTTCATCAAGATGGAGGAACTCAGCGGCGACCAAACCGGTTGCATCGCGTTGGACTTCGTCTCACCGACCGATCGGCTATTCGACTTCAACGCCACGCTTGCCAGCCCGACGCAAATTCCGGCGGCCGATCCGACCGACGGCACCGCGGGCGATCCGGCTGACGACGCCTACCACGGCGTATTGCCGACGGAGATCTTCGAACCAGGAACCGGTTATGGGTGGGTCGGCGGCAGTGGCATCGGCGGTTACGATCGCGGTCCGCAAGCGGAAACCGTGCAAGGGGAACTGCGGCAAGACGCCCACCAAAGCAACGTCGATCAGGTTTTCCGCGTGGAGCTGGCACCGGGCACGTACACCGTCAACGTGACCGTCGGTGATTCCACGACCGCTCGTCCGAACGTCGAAGTCTCGGCCAACGGCGTGGTCGTGTTGCCCGACTTGGATGCGGCGGCGGGCGAGTTCGTGACCGGCACCTTCGAGGTCACCATCGGCCCCGCCGGTGTGTTGGACTTGAACTTTGGGTTGAGTGCACCGGCGTCGTTCTGGGTCGTCAACGGCTTGGAAATTCGCTCGATGCAGGAAGGCATCGTGAACACGAATGTCGTCCGCGGCAACGGGAACGATCAAGCCGATGGCTCCA from Thalassoroseus pseudoceratinae carries:
- a CDS encoding Calx-beta domain-containing protein; its protein translation is MISIGDATITEGGILSFDVTITNPVDVAVTLDADTQDGAATLADSDYTALVADPVNFAPESTTTFTVMVQSTADAKVELDETLSVMLSNLNAGGRDVSISGDTGQGTIENDDSATISINDIMMAEGDGGGTTPFVFTVTLDAAVDANVSVDFNTTSGSAVTPDDYATNAGTLTFPANSPPNSTMMITVDVVADELLELDETFQVALSGLIANGRTVSIADGIGVATIQNDDNDIILTGTGMDDILEIIATGRDSGTYQLFTGGTPNPQTPNPVPFTGIDSVDFDGLGGSDILRITNPAGDYFHPTGGIIYEGGTGGTAENDTLEILGGTVTSLQFDYTNDNDGFVSYDGTQSITYTGLEPITSTINATNVILNYNNAAAENITVVDNGNGTLTVDSGAAEVTTFDKPSGLLDINAGTNDTVTFQGGNTIGLGAANLNVDAGTVVVTQNVTTTGNATLTARTGGITDNTDDGNANLTATNITLEVLTAGSDIGGSMGGDRFELDADVLEINSVGSQDYFILDTAGGLQVVDSSAGGTGVFDLRVVDGDLTGVTGGPGDVRGNVVIVEVTGAGQIGTNSSNALEINALTRFDATSAGGDIYARDINTDLPVGVVNAGAGHVELTVPGGSITDADTDANDITAASAILLASNNVGSGSNFLDTTVGQLEGRAGGAGGFWVENTGDLEVGGILSGQGTTTNGVTTEGGNISIYVESGNLTISEIVDSNRNGTMNGGNIALETGVAPPMGGDITIAAPVLSGGGTVTAEAEGNIIFTAVGLIDVETGGATVTLLADADTTGGGGITMADGSVVNARGGDIDLDATDDILLASLISIGGNVTLDSTGGSILDNGDGVAQIAPIDDGDAGYSAPGFASSTVPGFNGDTEFSFAGSGNTATWTFSGLTPGLYQVAASWGDNANRASNAPYSISSGGAPINVTANQKVPAQGDVVVSGTNFEFLGGPINVGPAGTLTVQLTDVGANGVVSADAVLLQQFLADVTADTLIARANGSVGTSGNAIDSDVGNLEGSAAVDGFFLENTGNLTIGGINGVTGVSSGGSSVVIQNAGSVDVTENVSADADIEIVSLALAGSQTITVIPGVTVGAGNNVTLQSSDDLDLQDSSTVQAGGQIFLFGDFGDGDASGANINLFGTLASDDSVGGVMVTGGGDDDTITLNPSVMHSADSALLDGQGGDDTYHIFFGRLNGVDNAVSVVEAGPAMANNDQVILEGRDVDEVFDVLGQNGGTVRAVGETPMTNETVTYSLGVEQLSIFANGGEDGDTLNVEPSQTATIFVDGGSPGFGPGPDDVPARSGDTLNFDSLGNTFAIQGKTILTDGGTPMPFKGVTFFGIENLPLDPLGSDVGKFDFDKTSNGDVAITQAGYTSVPQNQIYVETDPVGTRFGWLDMPGELNDFDLGAGTTANFDDVFRDGHGGNGPNTFRADVATNGWYLVSAKLGDGTALDDIQIRNGDTGQILIEEIDSLAGESVAVTFAVLVEDNTLDITFDDLGGLAFFSVNGLEFRPGNLLTFGSPDPAIQVVPNSPTDPIDAVDVGDGDEPFLSDGRTVRYFNGYNATANSVVTVTAMLDSDADGLDGLPDLDVTVLASLDIDPDVAGVQVQADANGEFQYAIVSPSGRGTVFIKMEELSGDQTGCIALDFVSPTDRLFDFNATLASPTQIPAADPTDGTAGDPADDAYHGVLPTEIFEPGTGYGWVGGSGIGGYDRGPQAETVQGELRQDAHQSNVDQVFRVELAPGTYTVNVTVGDSTTARPNVEVSANGVVVLPDLDAAAGEFVTGTFEVTIGPAGVLDLNFGLSAPASFWVVNGLEIRSMQEGIVNTNVVRGNGNDQADGSTIDQITGQTATPPADGEMYLTVTTDVGVLVNDASAAYAGHQVFVDAAGNFTIDIRRPSSNMDVTATVDVLAVDGSVADSTTIDFTAFAGAPPRRFDFNQGASGLTAADFTAVAHNNLFNGDFGWQTTVAPFDFFAANSATPLLRRDGARGSAPGTFQVSADIGTDYDLRVYVGSRFVPTQVQVSVEGGAFTATSAAVGGNTFTTVTLLGVSDQNADGIIDIALSGVGGSWWVNGLDIAESASGLPPAAPLTFAGEAGDGAATVSASALETIATAAITRLAAAGEDVSGLAGVEFQITDLNDQHALGLAGSRVILIDDDGFGHGWFVDQTPLVDEEFTLVTGSELSATHAAAADQVDLLTVVMHELGHILGYGDLDAATNPNELMTGELGLGTRRLPSPTANADADSSTESTSASDSGVNASEPAAVGFEANTNDGIDGSESAPVDDESWTTSDSPENTPTDPAESTEELRDTVFAALLETAKTKTPWDLFETPTL